GGCGTCGACGTTCGGGAAGGATTTCATGCCGCGCCTGTCCGGTCTGCTGGACGCCCCACTGGCCTCCGACATCGTGGGGCTGGAAAAGGAAGGGTCGGCGCTTCGGGTGAAGCGTCCGATGTACGCGGGGAACGCGATCGGGACGGTGGAGATGATCGGAAGCCCCCTGCTGTTCACGGTTCGCCAGACCGCGTTCGACGCGGCCCCGATGGGCGGTGCGAAGGCGCCGGTGGAGAAGGTGGCGGTGGCCGCGGACCCGTGCGGCACGTCGTTCGTCGGGCGCCAGGAGACCAAGTCGGAGCGGCCGGAGCTGACGGAGGCGAAGGTGGTGGTCTCGGCCGGCCGCGGCATCAAGGCGCAGGAGAACTTCAAGATGGTGGAGGAGCTGGCCGACCTGTTGAAGGCGGCGATCGGCGCGTCGCGGGCCGCGGTGGACGCGGGGTGGGCGCCCAACGACTGGCAGGTGGGGCAGACGGGGAAGATCGTGGCGCCGGAGCTCTACATCGCGCTGGGGATCTCGGGGGCGATCCAGCACCTGGCCGGGATGAAGGACAGCAAGGTCATCGTGGCGATCAACAAGGACGAGGAGGCTCCGATCTTCCAGGTGGCCGACTACGGTCTGGTCGGCGA
Above is a window of Deltaproteobacteria bacterium DNA encoding:
- a CDS encoding electron transfer flavoprotein subunit alpha/FixB family protein, with amino-acid sequence MADILVVVEHQEGIFKKNTLSVVTAAKSLSALTGGEVDALVLGDGVSAVADTVAGSGVRKVLLGEGPAFGKYLAVTCAQAVAGVVKEKGYGAVFAPASTFGKDFMPRLSGLLDAPLASDIVGLEKEGSALRVKRPMYAGNAIGTVEMIGSPLLFTVRQTAFDAAPMGGAKAPVEKVAVAADPCGTSFVGRQETKSERPELTEAKVVVSAGRGIKAQENFKMVEELADLLKAAIGASRAAVDAGWAPNDWQVGQTGKIVAPELYIALGISGAIQHLAGMKDSKVIVAINKDEEAPIFQVADYGLVGDIFKAVPELVAELSALKSA